A section of the Sebastes fasciatus isolate fSebFas1 chromosome 5, fSebFas1.pri, whole genome shotgun sequence genome encodes:
- the LOC141767322 gene encoding basic immunoglobulin-like variable motif-containing protein encodes MPNTSEGQGQANLPGSVEPSGVQRPGDGEEDRSLLSSLARDAMRVRRASSAELHLPWTCPVTHSREKFYTVCSDYALLNQAATVYCPPHGTRDAVQNQQDDGISLVKPKPSADFSAGRSGGAHVGSDGDCDMVEVSSLTKPMLAWEIDTTDFNAMLTRNVRTSNVKKSSTKKMKSSDRPSRNLQDAPPHASLDEIKQRKVLDLRRWYCISRPQYKTSCGMSSLVSCWNFLYSTLGAGSLPPISQEEALTILGFQPPFEEIKFGPFTGNATLMRWFRQINDNFRVRGCSYILYKPHGRHKTAGETAEGALMKLSQGLNDESMAYIYHCQNHYFCPVGFEATPLKAAKAYRGPLPTNEMEHWILIGEPSRKHPAIHCKKWLDIVTDLNTQNPEYLDIRHTERGIQRRKTKKVGGNLHCIMAFQRVNWQKLGPWAMNLENLRHDFQHHHATERAQGSAAAEEAEDRTSSKRLAYLGRSQSTGSQKDGSWKRLSNTAEYRQRSSPDSDLEEDVTD; translated from the exons ATGCCGAACACGTCAGAAGGTCAAGGTCAAGCAAACCTACCCGGGTCAGTAGAACCGTCGGGGGTGCAGAGGCCCGGCGATGGCGAGGAGGACCGCAGTCTGCTCAGCTCCCTCGCCCGGGACGCCATGAGAGTACGGAGGGCTTCGAGCGCCGAACTCCACCTGCCGTGGACCTGCCCGGTCACCCACTCCCGAGAGAAGTTCTACACCGTCTGCTCCGACTATGCTCTCCTCAACCAGGCCGCCACGGTGTACTGCCCGCCACACGGAACCAGGGACGCGGTCCAGAACCAGCAGGATGACGGGATATCTCTGGTGAAGCCCAAACCCTCAGCTGACTTCAGCGCCGGCAGGTCAGGAGGGGCCCACGTGGGATCAGACGGGGACTGTGACATGGTGGAGGTGTCCAGCCTTACTAAACCCATGTTGGCCTGGGAGATCGACACCACCGACTTCAACGCCATGCTCACCAGAAACGTCAGAACAA GTAATGTGAAGAAGAGCAGCACCAAGAAGATGAAGTCCTCAGACAGACCCAGCAGGAACCTGCAGGACGCCCCTCCTCACGCCTCGCTGGACGAGatcaaacagagaaaagtgCTGGACCTCAGGAGATG GTACTGCATCAGTCGACCGCAGTACAAGACTTCCTGTGGGATGTCATCTCTGGTTTCCTGCTGGAACTTCCTGTACAGCACGCTGGGAGCGGGAAG CCTCCCGCCCATCTCTCAGGAGGAGGCTCTGACCATTCTGGGCTTTCAGCCGCCGTTTGAGGAAATCAAGTTCGGTCCGTTCACTGGCAACGCGACTCTGATGAG GTGGTTCAGACAAATCAATGATAACTTCAGAGTGCGAGGCTGCTCGTACATTCTGTACAAACCACACGGGAGACACAAGACAGCaggagagacag CTGAAGGAGCGCTGATGAAACTGAGCCAGGGGCTGAATGACGAGTCTATGGCCTACATCTACCACTGCCAGAACCACTACTTCTGTCCAGTGGGATTTGAGGCTACGCCACTCAAAGCTGCTAAGGCCTACAG GGGTCCTCTACCCACCAACGAGATGGAGCACTGGATCCTGATCGGTGAGCCCAGCAGGAAACATCCAGCTATCCACTGTAAAAA GTGGTTGGACATCGTGACCGACCTCAACACACAGAACCCAGAGTACCTGGACATCCGTCACACAGAGAGGGGGATTCAGCGCCGTAAAACCAAAAAG GTGGGCGGCAACCTGCACTGCATCATGGCCTTCCAGAGGGTCAACTGGCAGAAGCTGGGTCCCTGGGCTATGAACCTGGAGAACCTGCGCCACGACTTCCAGCACCACCACGCCACGGAGCGGGCCCAAGGGAGCGCCGCCGCAGAGGAAGCCGAGGACAGAACGTCATCCAAGCGCCTGGCCTACCTGGGACGCTCTCAGAGCACAGGAAGTCAGAAAGACGGCAGCTGGAAACGGCTGTCCAACACCGCAGAGTACCGGCAGAGGAGCTCCCCCGACAGCGACCTGGAGGAAGACGTCACAGACTGA
- the LOC141767323 gene encoding homocysteine S-methyltransferase: MSSSALLRLHMKDQTGPLILDGGLATELESQGAKLKGDPLWSARLLHTDPQAIRDAHYRFLLSGADVITTATYQASIPGFISHLDVSADGARQLLMSGVQLARDAMERFVSDTRPAGRWRPLVAGSVGAYGAFLLDGSEYTGAYADDMTVDEFKVWHRPQLEGLAAAGADLIAFETIPSIKEAEALVELLREFPNSKAWIAFSCKDGRCISDGSPFTDAVRVANRSTQLVAVGVNCCSAALVEPLLDSAGSLLSPDLSWVVYPNSGEDWDTEQGWLTSGNTSASIPDLSHTWMKQGAALIGGCCRIGPAHIAALRRELKGSSPSAV; encoded by the exons ATGAGTTCTTCTGCTCTTCTCAGACTTCATATGAAGGATCAAACTGGACCCTTGATTCTGGACGGAGGTCTGGCGACAGAACTGGAGTCTCAAGGAGCCAAATTAAAG GGAGATCCTCTCTGGAGCGCCAGACTTCTACACACCGATCCTCAGGCCATCAGAGACGCTCACTACag GTTTCTGCTCAGCGGTGCTGATGTCATCACAACCGCCACGTACCAGGCGAGTATCCCAGGATTCATCAGCCACCTGGACGTGAGCGCTGACGGCGCCAGACAGCTGCTGATGTCTGGAGTCCAGCTGGCCAGAGACGCCATGGAGAGGTTCGTCTCCGACACTCGACCAGCAG GGCGGTGGCGTCCGTTGGTGGCGGGCTCTGTCGGAGCGTACGGCGCCTTTCTGCTCGACGGCTCCGAGTACACCGGAGCGTACGCAGACGACATGACTGTTGAT GAGTTTAAAGTTTGGCATCGGCCTCAGCTGGAAGGCCTCGCAGCAGCCGGAGCTGATCTCATCGCTTTTGAGACGATCCCCAGCATTAAAGAGGCAGAGGCTCTGGTGGAGCTGCTCAGAGAGTTCCCCAACTCTAAAGCCTGGATCGCCTTCTCCTGTAAG GATGGGAGGTGTATATCCGACGGCAGCCCGTTCACCGACGCGGTGCGGGTAGCTAACAGATCCACTCAGCTGGTTGCTGTGGGAGTGAACTGCTGCTCAGCGGCGCTGGTGGAGCCGCTGCTGGACTCTGCCGGGTCCCTGCTGAGCCCAGACCTGAGCTGGGTGGTGTACCCCAACAGTGGAGAGGACTGGGACACGGAGCAGGG GTGGCTGACATCTGGGAACACATCAGCATCGATACCTGACCTGAGTCACACCTGGATGAAGCAAGGTGCTGCTTTGATAG GCGGTTGCTGCCGTATCGGTCCCGCTCACATCGCAGCGCTCCGACGAGAGTTAAAAGGAAGCAGCCCGTCAGCAGTGTGA